CAGCAGGGTGGACCGGGTCGTCGCCGCGCGCACTAGATACCCGGGAGCAACCGGGCGCGCTCGAACGGCGTCACCTGCGAGCGGTACTCCGTCCACTCCTGGTGCTTGTTGCGGACGAAGAACTCGAAGACGTCCTCGCCGAGGGTCTCGGCGACGAGCTCGGAGGACTCCATGATCTCCAGGGCGTGCTGGAGGCTGCCGGGCAGCGCGGGGATACCCAGCGCGCGGCGCTCGGAGTCGGACAGGCCCCAGACGTTGTCCTCGGCCTCCTCCGGGAGCTCGTAGCCCTCCTCGATGCCCTTGAGTCCGGCGGCGAGGAGGACGGCATAGGCGAGGTAGGGGTTGGCCGCCGAGTCCAGCGCGCGGTACTCGACCCGGACGGACTGGCCCTTGTCGGGCTTGTGCATGGGCACCCGCACGAGCGCCGAACGGTTGTTGTGGCCCCAGGAGACGTAGCTCGGCGCCTCGCCGCCGCCCCACAGCCGCTTGTAGGAGTTGACGTGCTGGTTGGTCACGGCCGTGATCTCGGCAGCGTGCCGCAGCAGGCCCGCGATGAAGCTCCGCCCCGTCGAGGACAGCTGGTACTGCCCGGCCGGGTCGTAGAAGGCGTTGGAGTCCCCCTCGAAGAGCGAGAGGTGGGTGTGCATGCCCGACCCGGGCCAGTCGATGGACGGCTTGGGCATGAACGTCGCGTGGTAGCCCTGCTGGAGGGCGACCTCCTTGACCACCGTGCGGAACGTCATGATGTTGTCCGCCGTGGACAGGGAGTCGGCGTAACGCAGGTCGATCTCGTTCTGCCCCGGGCCGGCCTCGTGGTGGGAGTACTCCACGGAGATCCCCATGGACTCGAGCACGCCGATGGCGGCCCGGCGGAAGTCGTGGGTCGTGCCGCGGGCCACGTGGTCGAAGTAGCCCGCGCGGTCGACCGGGACCAGCGGCGCCAGCGGGTCGAGCTGGGGCTCGAGGAGGTAGAACTCGATCTCGGGGTGGGTGTAGAACGTGAAGCCCGCGTCGGCGGCCCTGGCCAGCGACCGCTTGAGGACGTTGCGCGGGTCGGAGCGGGCGGGCTCGCCGTCGGGCGTGAGGATGTCGCAGAACATCCGCGCGACGCCGTGCTGGTCGCCGCGCCACGGCAGCACCTGGAACGTCGACGGGTCCGGCTTGGCCAGCATGTCGGCCTCGTAGACGCGCGCGAGCCCCTCGATGGAGCTGCCGTCGAAGCCGATGCCCTCGGCGAACGCCCCCTCGAGCTCGGCGGGGGCGATGGCCACGGACTTGAGGACGCCGAGCACGTCGGTGAACCACAGGCGGATGAAGCGGATGTCGCGCTCCTCGATGGCCCGAAGCACGTACTCCTGCTGCCTGTCCATCGCGTGGCCCTTCACTCGTCGGCGTCTCGGCCCCGCGCGGGCCACCGGTGCCCATCATGGTGCACCGGGCGTCGCCGCCGCAGCACCGCCCGTGCCGTGCCGTGCCGTGCCGTGCCGTGCCGTGCCGCCGGCGAGGATCACCTCGCGCGCGCGGCTCGACGCGACGAAGGGCCCACCGCGTGCCGTACTGGCTGGCGTAGACAGGAAGGCACCGAAGGGAGAACCACCATGACCGCCTACGACCACCTGCTCAGCCCCGGCACGATCGGGCCCCTCACCACCCGCAACCGCATCGTCCTGCCGCCCATGCACCTCGAGTACGGCACCACGATCAACGACCGCGAGCTCGCCTACTACGCCGCGCGGTCAGCGGGGGGCGCCGGTCTCCTCATCACCGGGACGATGACCACCACGGAGGCCTTCGAGGTCAACGAGGGGTGGCCGAAGGTGCTCGACGACTCCTCGATCCCGGGGCTGCGCCGCCTCGCCGACGCGGTGCACGCCAGCGGCGGCCTCATCGCCGGCCAGCTCACGCCGGGGTCCGGACGCGTCGGCGGGCCGGAGCCGGGGCGGTCGGTGCCCGTGTCGGCGTCGCCCACCCCGTGGTTGGCCAACCCCTCGCAGACCTGCCGTGCGCTGAGCACCGAGGAGGTAGAGCTCCTCGTCACGCGGTTCGGCGAGGCCGCCGCACGGCTCGCCGCCGCGGGCTTCGACGCCGTCGACATCCACTCCCACACCGGGTACCTGCTCGACCAGTTCATGAGCGCGCAGTGGAACCAGCGAACCGACCGCTACGGCGGCAGCCTCGAGAACCGGCTGCGCCTCGCCGTCGACCTCATCGAGGCGGCACGACGCGCCGCGCCCGGCCTGGCGATCACGTTCCGCCTCACCGTCGACCACCACATGCCCGGTGGGCGCCGGCTGGCGGACGCGCTCGAGATGGCGCCGCTCATCGCGGCGGCCGGGGTGGACCTCCTCATGGTCGACGACGGCGCTTTCGAGACCGTCGACTGGATCTTCCCGCCCTACTACATGGGGGACGCGCCCCTGCTCGCCGGGGCCGCGGCGGTGCGCAGGGTCGTCGACGTCCCCGTCATGGCGACCGGGAACATCACCCCGGAGATCGGCGAACGCGCCGTCGCCTCCGGGGAGGTCGACTTCATCGGCATGGGGCGCGCGCTCATCGCCGACCCGGAGCTGCCGCTCAAGCTCGCGGCCGGCCAGCCCGAGGACATCCGCCCCTGCATCCGGTGCAACCAGCTGTGCGTCGGGAACGTGCTGGCGAAGATCCCCGTGGGCTGCGCCGTCAACCCGGTGGCGGGCTTCGAGGAGGAGCGCCGGCTCGTCCCCGCGACGACGGCGAAGCGGATCGCCGTCGTCGGGGCCGGGCCGGCGGGGCTCGAGGCGGCGCGGGTCGCGGCCCTGCGCGGTCATACGGTCGACGTCTACGACCGCGGCGAGCACACCGGCGGCGTGCTGTGGCCCGCCGCGACACCCGACTTCAAGCGCGAGCTGCGGCGCATGGTGACGTGGTGGGAGGGGCAGCTCGCCGACCTGCCCGTCACGCTGCACCTGGGCCACGACATCACCGCCGACTCCCCCGAGCTCGCGACCGCCGACGAGGTGGTCGTGGCGACCGGTTCCGTCCAGGTGATGCCCCGGTCGATCGAGGGGATCGACCGGGAGAACGTCGTCGACGTGCTCCAGTTCCACGAGGGGGCACCCGTCGGGCACCGCGTGGTGGTCGCCGGTGGTGGCCTCTCCGGCGCGGACGCCGCGCTCGAGCTCGCCCGTGAGGGGCACGCGGTCACCGTCGTCGAGATGGCGGACGACATCGCCCGCGACATGCTCGTCGTCAACAGGATCACGCTCCTGCGCCAGCTCGCCGAGGAGGGCGTCACGCTGCTCACCGAGCACGCCGTCGAGGCCGTCACCGACGAGGGCGTGCTGGCGCGTGGGCCCGAGGGGCCGGTGACCGTGCCCACCGACACGGTCATCATCGCCCTGGGCAGTCGCCCACGGACGACGCTCGCCGAGGAGCTCCACGCCCGCGGCGCGACGAACGTCCACCCGGTCGGGGACTGCGTGGAGCCGGCGAAGGTCGGGGAGGCGATCAACGAGGCCTACGTGCTCGCGGCGTCCCTGTAACAGTCCCCGGTCCCCCTCCCTCGTGATGCCGGGGCGCTCCCCCTCCTTCGTGATCATGCAGAAACGCCGGGGCGGGGTCTTATGGGTGAGATCGCGGTGGCTATGGCGCTGCGATCTCACCCATAAGCCGCGGACGGGTGCGGCTGGGGGGCACGGGGTCGGGCCGCCCGGGGTCGGGCCCCGCGCGGCGCAGCGCCACACCGACGACGGCTCACGCGTCGACGTCGAGCGCGTCCAGCTCCTCGCGGGCGGCGTCGGCGGCCTCGCGCGCGTCGTCGGCCCTCCGGGACGCGCGGTCGCGGCGGGACTGCGCCGCCGCGAGGTCGTCCTCGGCGCGGTCGAGCGCGTGCTCGCGCTCGGCGATGCCGCGGCGGAGCTCGTCGATCTCGGCCTGGAGCTGGAGGATCCTCGCCTGCACGGTCCGGGCGCGCTCCTCGGCCTCGCGCAGCTCCTCGGTCGTCGTGGCCTCGCGGGCCTCGGCGCGGTCCCGCGCCGCCTGCGCCCGTTCCCTGGCGCGGGTGCGCCGGTGCTCGTCCGCGAGGGTGCGCGACCGCGTGCCGCTCCTCGTGCCCGCCGGGGGCTCCGCGGCCGCGGGCTCGTCGCCCTCCTCGGCCGCGTCGCCGTCCGAGGCCGCGCCGTCCTCCTCGGCCCGCGGGCCACCACCGCGCCGGCGGTCCTTGCCCGCCCGCCGACCCGGGCGCCCGGGACCGCGAGCCCCGGTCTCAGCGCCCGCGTCGTCCTCCTCAGGCTCGGCCGCCTTGCCCTCGTCGTCGTCCGCGGCCTCGTCGCCGCGCGCCCGAGCCGCCTCGCCAGCACGCGCCGCGCCGGGCCGCCCGGGCCGCCCGGGCCGCCCGCCCGCGTCACCCCCGCCACGGCCCCCGACCTCGACGAGGTCGTCCACGGCGTCGGCGTCGGGCACCACCCCGGGGACGGCGAGGGCGCCGTCGAGATCGACGGCGCCGAGCCCGGTCGCCTCCATCGTCGCCACGAGCAGGCCGCTGAGCAGGGCCTGCGCGGCGCGCGGGTCCACCATCGCCGCCCGCACCATGGTGTCGAGCTCCCCCGCTGCGGCCTCGCCGACGTGCTGGCCGAGCTCGTCGCCCACCGCCCGAGCGGCCGCGACCACGTCCCGGAGCACCCGGCGGCGCTCCCGGTCGAGCTCCCGCATCCGCGCCCGGTCGAGCGCGGCCTGGGCGGTGCGCAGCTCCTCCCCCACCCGGACGACGTCGTCGAGCACCTCCGACCGGCGCCGGGCGAGCATGTTGGCGGCCCACGCCGCGACGGACGGCTTGCGCAGGGCCTTGACGGCCTGGGCCAGTCCCCGGTCGCCGTCGGCGCGCGCCGCCTTGGCTCGCCGGTCGCGCTCCGCGACGAACTCCGCCAGGCCCAGCCCGTAGAGCTCGCGAGCGACGACGACGACGTCGCTCATCTCGGGGCGGCCGCCATCGCCCGGACGACGTGGGCCATCGGCGACCCGAGGTTCCACCGCTCCGCCAGTCGCGCGACGGCGTCGGGGTCCGCCGGCGTGGCGGGCACCGCGTCGTCGACCTCGGCGACGGGGGCGTCCGGCGCGACCCGCACGACGCCGGGCGCCACGGCGAGGTAGTCACGCGCCTCGACGAGGCGCGTGCGCTGCGCCGGCGTGAGGCCGCTCCCCACCTGGTCGGCCGCCGCGATGACGCCCGCGAGGTCGCCGTACCGGCCCAGGAGGGCGACGGCGGTCTTCTCCCCGATCCCGGCCACCCCCGGCAGCCCGTCGCTCGGGTCGCCGCGCAGGGTGGCCATGTCGGCGTAGCCCTGCCCGCTCGTCACGCCGTACCTGGCCCGCAGCCACGCCTGGTCGACCCGCTGGAGGTCCTTGATGCCCTTCATGGGGTAGAGGACGACGACGCCCGCCGCGTCGTCGACGAGCTGGAAGAGGTCCCGGTCCCCGGTGACCACCTCGACGGTGCCGGCCCGCTCCCCGGCCGGCCGGGCGAGCTCGCGGGCGACGAGCGTGCCGATGACGTCGTCGGCCTCGAAGCCCGGCGCGCCCAGCCGAGGGATCCCCAGAGCGGCCAGGGCCTCGACGATGATCGGCACCTGCACCGTGAGCGCGGGCGCGACCTCCTCGGTCCCGTCCTCGGTGAGCCGGTTCGCCTTGTACGACGGCAGCGCCGCCACCCGCCAGGCCGGGCGCCAGTCGTCGTCCCAGCACGCGACGACGCGCGCCGGCCGGCGGTCCTCGATGAGCCGACCGATGGTGTCGAGGAACCCGCGGACCGCGTTGACCGGCGTCCCGTCGGGCGCCTTGAGGCTGTCCGGCACGCCGAAGAACGCGCGGAAGTACAGCGAGGCCGAGTCGAGGAGGAGCAACGGACCACCGGTGGGAGCCATGCAGGGACGGTACCCGGCCGGGTCCGGGGCCGCGCCGAGGACGCCGGCGCCCGGGTCACGGCGCCGAGTCATGGCGCCCTCCCGGGTGCGCGAGAATGATCATCATGACCGAGACGACACCCCTTCCCCGTGACGAGGCAGGGGCGCACCTCGAGGCGCTCGCCGCTCGCCTGGGGACCGAGCTTGCCGGGCGGGCGACCCTCGAGCGGGTGACGCCGGAGGACCACCCCGGCGGCCGCAGCGTCGTCATCCGCCCTCGCCATCCCGCAGCGGCGTCGGTCACGTGGGTGGAGACGGCCGAGTTCCTCTCGGTGGAGGTCGGCGGGCACAGCCAGCGGCGAGGGCACTGGGACCTCGACCGCACCTCGCTCGACGCCGTCTTCCTCGCCGACATCGTGGACGCGGCGGTCCGTGGACACGTCGTCGAGGTGAGCGCCCCCGGCCGGTCGCGGATGGAGATCACCTTCCCCGACGGCGAGGTGATCGTCACGACCACCTCCCAGGTGCCGGCTGGCTGCCTGCCGATCCCGGGATGGGTCCGCCGCGGCAAGCGGATCCAGTACGCGCCCCACTGATCGGCCCGGGCTCTCGGGTGGCCGAGCGGCGCCGGGCCGATGACTTCCGCGGCCGGCACCGGTCCGTATGGCAGGGGCACCGCGCGCCCTGACCCCAGCCGAGGAGCTCGAGATGGACCGCATGATCTTCGTCAACCTGCCCGTCTCCGACCTCGACGTCTCCCGCCGCTTCTACGTCGGCCTCGGCTTCGCGGTCAACGAGCTCTTCACCGACGACCAGGGCGTGTGCATCGTCGTCTCGGACGCGGTCTGCCTGATCCTGCTCCCGTCCGAGCGCTTCGCCGAGTTCGCGCCGTCGACGGTCGCCGACCCCCGCCGGATCACCCAGGTGCTCAACGCCCTGTCCGCCGACTCGCGGGCGGAGGTCGACGCGCTCGTCGCCCGCGCGCTCACCCACGGCGGCACCGAGTACCGCGACGCCATGGAGGACGGCCCGGGGTACGCCCGCGCGGTCACCGACCCCGACGGCCACGCCTGGGAGTTTCTCTACTACGACCTCGCGGCCGTGCGCTGACTCAGCGACGCGTCCAGGCGAGCAGGTCGTCGACGTCCATCGCGTTGACGACCCGGTCGCGGGTGATCCCCTGCTCCTGCGCCCGGGCGCAGCCGTGGTCGAGGAAGTCGAGCTGGCCGGGGGCGTGCGCGTCGGTGTCGATGGCGAACCGGCAGCCGGTCTCGTCGGCGAGGGCGAGCAGCCGGGTGGGCGGGTCACGCCGCTCGGGCCGGGAGTTGATCTCGACGGCGACGTCGAAGCGCCGGCACGCCTCGAAGACGATCTCGGCGTCGAACTGTGACTCGGGCCGGGTGCCGCGCCCGCCGGTGACGAGCCGCCCCGTGCAGTGGCCGAGGACGTCGACCGCGGGGTTCGCGATGGCGGTGACCATCCGCCGGGTCATCGTGGCGGCGTCCATCCGCAGCTGGGAGTGGACGGAGGCGACGACGACGTCGAGCTCGGCGAGCAGCTCCGGTTCCTGGTCGAGCGAGCCGTCCTCGGTGATGTCGACCTCGATGCCGGTGAGGATCCGGAACGGCGCGAGCTCGGCGTTGAGCCGGGCGACCACGTCGAGCTGCTCGCGCAGCCGCTCCGGGCTCAGCCCCCGGGCCACTGTGAGGCGCGGGGAGTGGTCGGTGAGGGCGACGTAGGAGTGGCCGGCGGCGACGGCGGCCTGGGCCATCTCCGCGATCGGGCTGCCGCCGTCGGACCAGTCGGAGTGGGTGTGCAGGTCCCCGCGCAGCCAGCCGCGGACCACCTCCCCGCCCTCGACGAGCGGGCGGGCCCGCGCCTCGAGGTCGGCGAGGTAGGCGGGCACCGCGCCGCGGGCCGCCTCCGCCGCCACGGCCGCCGTCCTCGGGCCGACGTCGGGCAGCTGCGTGAGCGTCCCGGCGGCGAGGCGCTCCTCGAGCTCGCCGGCGGGCAGCGCCTCGAGCCGCCACGCGGCCTTGCGGAACGCCTTGACCCGGTGCGGCTCGGCGAGGTCTCGCTCGAGGAGGTAGGCGACGCGCTTGAGTGCCTCGACGGGATCCACGTCGGTGAGGCTACGCGGCGGCGCGCGCACCGCAACGCGCGGGCGGCGCGGCGCGTGGTCTTGCCGGTCCGGGCGTGCGGGCGGTAGGAAAGCGGGGTGGACTTCCTCGACGTCATCCGCTCGGAGTCGGCACGCTTCTCCGCACTCGCCCGCCAGCTCGCGCCCCAGGCGCCCGTCCCCACGTGCCCCGGGTGGACCGGCGCCGACCTCGTCTACCACCTCGCGGAGGTCCAGGACTTCTGGGCGTACGTGGCGGTGGGGTCCGACGGCGAGGACGTGGCCCCGCTCCCCCGGCCCGAGAACCCTGCCGCGCTGCCGGGCCTGTTCGACGACGCGAGCCGGCGCCTGGCGACCGCGCTCGCCGGTGCCGATCCCGGGGATGTGTGCTGGTCCTGGGACGACGACGGCCACCACGTCGGGTGGGTGCTGCGCCGGCAGGCGCACGAGGCGCTCATCCACCGCGTCGACGCCGAGCTCGCGGCCGGCGTCCCCGTCACCCCGGTCGCCGACGAGCTCGCCGCGGACGGCGTCGACGAGATCCTCGCGGTCATGGTCGCCGGCGTGCCGGGCTGGAGCTCCTTCCACCCCGACGGGGCGGCGGTGCGCCTCGAGGTGGCCGACGGCGCCCAGGCGGGCCGGTCCTGGACGCTGCGGGTCGGCCGCTTCCGCGGGGTGGGTCCGGACTCGGGCCGGGAGTGGGACCTGCCGGCGGCCGAGCTCACCAAGGACCCCGCAACCGCGCGGACGGCCGTGCCGCTCGTGGGCGGTGCGTGGGAGCTGGACCGGTGGTTGTGGGGGCGCGGCACCCTCGCCACGCTCGAGGCCCTCGAGCCGGAGCAGCGCGCCGTCGCCGAGGGGTTCCGCGCCATGGTGGCCGCCACGACGCAGTGACGGACTCCCCCGTCCCCGCGGAGCACGCAGAACGGGGGCGGCGCCGAAGCGCCGCCCCCGTCCGTCAGCGTGGGTCTACTCGAGGTTGATCGTCACGTCCGCGCTCTCCCGCAGGGAGGTGACGAGCGCCTCGACGGCGGCCCCCTCCTTCTGCGAGCGCACCTGCTCCTCGACCTGCGGGCGGACCTCCTCCAGCGGCGGCATCTCGGCCGTCTGGCCGGACGCGGCGCCGGCCGCCTCCTGCTGGGCGACGGCCTCGTCGTAGGCGGCCTGGACCTCCTCGTCGGTGGGCGTGGTGTCCCCCGCCTCGTCGGCGATGAGCTGCTCGACCTTGACCTGGGTCTCCAGCTGAGAGCGGATCTCCTCCTCGGTCATCCCCTGCTCGGTGAGCGCGGTGATGACGGCGTCGGCCGACTCGAGCCCGTTCTGCTCCGCCATCTCGGCGAGCGCGGCGTCGACGGCGTCCGGGGTGGCGGTGAAGCCGCGGTTGTCGGCCTCCTGGATGAGCAGCGTGTTGCCCACCATGTTGTCGGCGACCTGCGCCTTGAGCAGGTCCTGGTCGACCGGCTGGCCGGACATCTGCGCCTGCATGGCGTACTGGGAGAACATCCCCTCGTACGTGGAGACGAACTCGTCGCGGCCGATCTCCTCGCCGTTGACGACGGCGACGACGTCCGGGATGCCCTCGAGGTCGGGCTCCGGGGCGGCGTTGGGGTCGGCGGGCGCCGTCGGCTCGGCGGACGCGGAGGCGGTCGACGTGGCGGTCGACGTCGCGCTGGGCGTGCCGTCGGTCGCGGCGTCGTCGGAGCCGCCGCTGCAGGCCCCGACGGCCATCAGCGAGAAGGCCAGGCTCACGCCCAGCAGTACGTTTTTCCTCATGAGGATTTTCCTTGCGTGCGTGGGCATGAACGCATCACTGTACGCCGCGCGCCCACCGGTTGCCTGACGTCAGGTCGCCCCTGCATCACACCGGCAGCGCCTGCGGGAGGCCGAACGTGGTGAAGAGCTCGCGCGAGAACCAGCACGTCACGTGGGAGACGCCGTCGGCGGTCACGGTGAGCTGCTGGAGCTGGAAGGCCCGGTGGACCCCGTCCTCGCCCCGCAGGTACAGCGCGAGGGTGGGGAGCCCGTTGGCGGCCGTCCGGACCACCCGCATGTCCCCCGCGGCGGTGGCGGGGCACCACGTGGAGATGAGCCGCCCGACGTCCTCGGCACCGAGGTACCAGTCCTCGAAGGGCGGCATCTCCCACACGACGTCGGTGGCGACGAGCTCGACGATGGCGGCGACGTCGTACGCCTCGAAGGCGGCGACGTAGGCGGCCAGCAGCCGCCGCCGGCGGTCGTCGTCGGGCAGCTCGGGGCGGGCCTGCGTGTCGACGGCGGCCATCCGCGCGCGGGCGCGCTGGAGCGTGGAGTTCACCCCGGCGACGGTGAGGTCGAGGGCCTCGGCCACCTCACTGGCCCGCCAGGCCAGCACGTCACGCAGGAGCAGGACCGCGCGCTGCTGGGCGGTGAGGTGCTGGAGCGCGGCGACGAACGCCAGGCGGACACTGTCCCGGGTCACGGTCCGCGCGGCCGGGTCCTCGGGGGCATCGGCCCACACCAGCGCGTCGGGCAGCGGCTCGGCCCAGGCCGTGGCGTGGTCCTCGCGGGGGGCGGTGGCCGGGTCCGACGCGGGCGCCCCGAGGCCGGTGGGCAGGGGGCGGCGGGCCCGGCCCTGGAGGTAGGTGAGGCACGCGTTGGTGGCGATGCGGAACACCCAGGTCCGCAGGGACGAGCGGTTCTCGAACCCGTGGAAGGAGCGCCACGCGCGCAGGTACGTCTCCTGGACGAGGTCCTCCGCGTCGTGCACGGACCCGGTCATCCGGTAGCAGTGGGCGAGGATCTCCCGGCGCAGCGGCTCGAGCAGGGCGATGACGTCGTCCGAGCCGCTGCGGGCGACGTCCTCGGCGCGCTGGCGCTGTGGCACAGCCTCCATGGCCATGCGACGACGGTAGAGGTCGGTGCTCGACGTGGCTAGACCCCTGCCGTCTCGCCGCGGGCCGCCGCCTCGAGCGCGGCGATGTCGAGCTTGACCATGCCGAGCACCGCCCGGTTCACCCGTTCGGCCACGGCCGGGTCGGCGTCGACGGTGAGCTCGGGCAGCCGGCGCGGGACCACCTGCCAGGACAGCCCGAAGCGGTCGGTGAGCCAGCCGCACGCCACCTCGCGGCCGCCGTCGGCGGTGAGGTGGGACCAGTAGTGGTCGAGCT
The sequence above is a segment of the Georgenia faecalis genome. Coding sequences within it:
- the glnA gene encoding type I glutamate--ammonia ligase, with product MDRQQEYVLRAIEERDIRFIRLWFTDVLGVLKSVAIAPAELEGAFAEGIGFDGSSIEGLARVYEADMLAKPDPSTFQVLPWRGDQHGVARMFCDILTPDGEPARSDPRNVLKRSLARAADAGFTFYTHPEIEFYLLEPQLDPLAPLVPVDRAGYFDHVARGTTHDFRRAAIGVLESMGISVEYSHHEAGPGQNEIDLRYADSLSTADNIMTFRTVVKEVALQQGYHATFMPKPSIDWPGSGMHTHLSLFEGDSNAFYDPAGQYQLSSTGRSFIAGLLRHAAEITAVTNQHVNSYKRLWGGGEAPSYVSWGHNNRSALVRVPMHKPDKGQSVRVEYRALDSAANPYLAYAVLLAAGLKGIEEGYELPEEAEDNVWGLSDSERRALGIPALPGSLQHALEIMESSELVAETLGEDVFEFFVRNKHQEWTEYRSQVTPFERARLLPGI
- a CDS encoding FAD-dependent oxidoreductase, whose amino-acid sequence is MTAYDHLLSPGTIGPLTTRNRIVLPPMHLEYGTTINDRELAYYAARSAGGAGLLITGTMTTTEAFEVNEGWPKVLDDSSIPGLRRLADAVHASGGLIAGQLTPGSGRVGGPEPGRSVPVSASPTPWLANPSQTCRALSTEEVELLVTRFGEAAARLAAAGFDAVDIHSHTGYLLDQFMSAQWNQRTDRYGGSLENRLRLAVDLIEAARRAAPGLAITFRLTVDHHMPGGRRLADALEMAPLIAAAGVDLLMVDDGAFETVDWIFPPYYMGDAPLLAGAAAVRRVVDVPVMATGNITPEIGERAVASGEVDFIGMGRALIADPELPLKLAAGQPEDIRPCIRCNQLCVGNVLAKIPVGCAVNPVAGFEEERRLVPATTAKRIAVVGAGPAGLEAARVAALRGHTVDVYDRGEHTGGVLWPAATPDFKRELRRMVTWWEGQLADLPVTLHLGHDITADSPELATADEVVVATGSVQVMPRSIEGIDRENVVDVLQFHEGAPVGHRVVVAGGGLSGADAALELAREGHAVTVVEMADDIARDMLVVNRITLLRQLAEEGVTLLTEHAVEAVTDEGVLARGPEGPVTVPTDTVIIALGSRPRTTLAEELHARGATNVHPVGDCVEPAKVGEAINEAYVLAASL
- a CDS encoding 5'-3' exonuclease codes for the protein MAPTGGPLLLLDSASLYFRAFFGVPDSLKAPDGTPVNAVRGFLDTIGRLIEDRRPARVVACWDDDWRPAWRVAALPSYKANRLTEDGTEEVAPALTVQVPIIVEALAALGIPRLGAPGFEADDVIGTLVARELARPAGERAGTVEVVTGDRDLFQLVDDAAGVVVLYPMKGIKDLQRVDQAWLRARYGVTSGQGYADMATLRGDPSDGLPGVAGIGEKTAVALLGRYGDLAGVIAAADQVGSGLTPAQRTRLVEARDYLAVAPGVVRVAPDAPVAEVDDAVPATPADPDAVARLAERWNLGSPMAHVVRAMAAAPR
- a CDS encoding VOC family protein, producing the protein MDRMIFVNLPVSDLDVSRRFYVGLGFAVNELFTDDQGVCIVVSDAVCLILLPSERFAEFAPSTVADPRRITQVLNALSADSRAEVDALVARALTHGGTEYRDAMEDGPGYARAVTDPDGHAWEFLYYDLAAVR
- a CDS encoding PHP domain-containing protein, encoding MDPVEALKRVAYLLERDLAEPHRVKAFRKAAWRLEALPAGELEERLAAGTLTQLPDVGPRTAAVAAEAARGAVPAYLADLEARARPLVEGGEVVRGWLRGDLHTHSDWSDGGSPIAEMAQAAVAAGHSYVALTDHSPRLTVARGLSPERLREQLDVVARLNAELAPFRILTGIEVDITEDGSLDQEPELLAELDVVVASVHSQLRMDAATMTRRMVTAIANPAVDVLGHCTGRLVTGGRGTRPESQFDAEIVFEACRRFDVAVEINSRPERRDPPTRLLALADETGCRFAIDTDAHAPGQLDFLDHGCARAQEQGITRDRVVNAMDVDDLLAWTRR
- a CDS encoding maleylpyruvate isomerase N-terminal domain-containing protein, producing MDFLDVIRSESARFSALARQLAPQAPVPTCPGWTGADLVYHLAEVQDFWAYVAVGSDGEDVAPLPRPENPAALPGLFDDASRRLATALAGADPGDVCWSWDDDGHHVGWVLRRQAHEALIHRVDAELAAGVPVTPVADELAADGVDEILAVMVAGVPGWSSFHPDGAAVRLEVADGAQAGRSWTLRVGRFRGVGPDSGREWDLPAAELTKDPATARTAVPLVGGAWELDRWLWGRGTLATLEALEPEQRAVAEGFRAMVAATTQ
- a CDS encoding SurA N-terminal domain-containing protein, with translation MRKNVLLGVSLAFSLMAVGACSGGSDDAATDGTPSATSTATSTASASAEPTAPADPNAAPEPDLEGIPDVVAVVNGEEIGRDEFVSTYEGMFSQYAMQAQMSGQPVDQDLLKAQVADNMVGNTLLIQEADNRGFTATPDAVDAALAEMAEQNGLESADAVITALTEQGMTEEEIRSQLETQVKVEQLIADEAGDTTPTDEEVQAAYDEAVAQQEAAGAASGQTAEMPPLEEVRPQVEEQVRSQKEGAAVEALVTSLRESADVTINLE
- a CDS encoding sigma-70 family RNA polymerase sigma factor; translation: MAMEAVPQRQRAEDVARSGSDDVIALLEPLRREILAHCYRMTGSVHDAEDLVQETYLRAWRSFHGFENRSSLRTWVFRIATNACLTYLQGRARRPLPTGLGAPASDPATAPREDHATAWAEPLPDALVWADAPEDPAARTVTRDSVRLAFVAALQHLTAQQRAVLLLRDVLAWRASEVAEALDLTVAGVNSTLQRARARMAAVDTQARPELPDDDRRRRLLAAYVAAFEAYDVAAIVELVATDVVWEMPPFEDWYLGAEDVGRLISTWCPATAAGDMRVVRTAANGLPTLALYLRGEDGVHRAFQLQQLTVTADGVSHVTCWFSRELFTTFGLPQALPV